Proteins encoded in a region of the Brevefilum fermentans genome:
- a CDS encoding TVP38/TMEM64 family protein — protein sequence MENDHLSSPEEELPPKRLPLVERLPKRTLNIIRAVVLLFVIALTAFLFIQRERIQELQAFGYPGIFLFSLLANATILVPVPGVLFTTAMGAVFNPFWVSIAAGTGAALGELSGYLAGFSGQPLVENSAHYDQVVNWMRRYGDITILILAFIPNPLFDMAGMLSGMLKMPVTKFLIYCLIGKVLKMMMFAYAGDWLIGMLKGVF from the coding sequence ATGGAAAATGACCATCTCTCCTCGCCTGAAGAGGAATTGCCTCCCAAACGTTTACCCCTGGTAGAACGTCTTCCCAAGCGTACGCTCAACATCATCCGTGCAGTCGTCCTGCTGTTTGTTATCGCGCTGACGGCGTTTCTTTTCATCCAACGTGAACGAATTCAGGAGTTGCAAGCGTTTGGATACCCGGGCATCTTTTTGTTTTCGCTTCTGGCCAATGCCACCATCCTGGTCCCCGTACCAGGTGTGCTCTTCACCACTGCCATGGGAGCCGTGTTTAACCCATTTTGGGTCTCAATTGCGGCAGGTACCGGTGCAGCCCTGGGCGAGCTTTCGGGTTATTTGGCAGGTTTCAGCGGGCAACCCCTGGTGGAAAACTCCGCCCACTACGACCAGGTGGTCAACTGGATGCGTCGATACGGCGACATCACCATTTTGATTTTAGCTTTCATTCCCAACCCCTTATTTGACATGGCAGGCATGCTATCTGGGATGTTGAAGATGCCGGTCACCAAATTCCTGATTTACTGTTTGATTGGCAAGGTCTTAAAAATGATGATGTTTGCCTATGCGGGCGACTGGCTGATCGGGATGTTGAAGGGGGTATTTTGA
- a CDS encoding DUF368 domain-containing protein, with amino-acid sequence MSTSEFTKKTNPVVDWVIRLLKGIMVGIGFITPGLSGGVLAVVFGIYEPLIRFLGNFRHKFLQNFLFFLPVGIGGIIGTVAFSAAVDLAFKHYPALFTWLFIGFIAGTFPSLYKTSGKQGRSWWHWALLAGISVGTVFLMVWMENENWVQLSPSFLNWMLSGALIGLGIVVPGLSPSNFLMYFGLYHPMAAGIATLDLGVIIPLALGGLIAVFALAKLIAWLFKKFYALMYHLILGVVIGSTIAIIPKGVVGWEIALSALLFALGALASYGMSKLDEKFEREDLFA; translated from the coding sequence ATGTCGACCAGTGAATTCACAAAGAAAACCAACCCGGTGGTTGACTGGGTAATCCGCCTGCTCAAAGGCATCATGGTGGGGATCGGGTTTATCACCCCGGGGCTTTCCGGTGGCGTACTGGCGGTTGTGTTTGGCATCTATGAGCCTCTGATCCGCTTTTTAGGGAATTTCAGGCATAAATTCCTGCAAAATTTCCTCTTTTTTCTTCCTGTCGGCATTGGCGGGATAATCGGCACGGTGGCTTTCTCAGCCGCTGTTGATCTGGCTTTCAAACATTATCCAGCGTTGTTCACCTGGTTGTTCATTGGTTTCATTGCCGGCACTTTTCCCTCGTTGTATAAGACCTCTGGAAAACAAGGGCGGTCCTGGTGGCATTGGGCGCTGTTAGCCGGCATTTCGGTTGGCACCGTGTTCTTAATGGTCTGGATGGAGAATGAAAACTGGGTGCAGCTTTCGCCCTCTTTTCTCAACTGGATGCTGAGTGGCGCATTAATCGGGTTGGGCATCGTTGTGCCGGGCCTCAGCCCTTCCAACTTCCTGATGTATTTTGGACTGTATCATCCCATGGCTGCCGGAATAGCGACACTTGATCTGGGTGTGATTATTCCTCTGGCGCTGGGAGGCTTGATCGCTGTGTTCGCCCTGGCTAAATTGATCGCCTGGCTGTTCAAGAAATTCTATGCGCTGATGTACCACCTGATCCTTGGCGTGGTGATCGGTTCCACCATCGCCATCATCCCAAAAGGGGTAGTAGGCTGGGAGATCGCCCTGAGCGCGCTCCTGTTTGCCCTGGGAGCGTTGGCTTCGTATGGTATGTCCAAACTGGATGAAAAATTCGAACGCGAGGATTTGTTCGCGTAA
- a CDS encoding ribonuclease D: protein MPHSLKNFELVWIDQPQHLRHAAEELASQQILAIDTESNSLYAYQEQVCLVQISTRLKDYLIDARALPDLSPLAEIFNSDRILKVFHAAEYDLICLFRDYGFRFNFIFDTMLAARILGFQHVGLGALLEKYFGVQMNKKYQRADWGKRPLKPEMLEYARQDSHYLIALQEQLRAELVAADLLDLAVEDFTRLTIGIEDTTETCADDFWKIHGARDLSPEKAAVLKALYNFRESVAKAQNKPSFKVLSNQTLIELATACPKHQADLLERSTLHERQVRRYGPGLLVAVQEGLQAQPEHPPNHVRPRNSVLNRMEILQEWRKETGKALGVPSDVVMPRDVLCRIARANPRDLSTLKAQMFDVPYRFNRFGQDMLSVITREGLED from the coding sequence ATGCCACATTCACTGAAGAACTTCGAGCTGGTCTGGATCGACCAGCCTCAGCATCTGCGCCACGCCGCTGAAGAACTGGCTTCCCAGCAGATCCTGGCGATTGACACCGAATCCAACAGCCTGTACGCTTACCAGGAGCAGGTCTGCCTGGTGCAAATTTCCACCCGACTAAAAGATTACCTGATTGACGCCCGCGCGCTGCCCGATCTATCCCCCCTGGCAGAAATTTTTAACTCCGACCGTATCCTGAAGGTGTTCCACGCCGCCGAGTATGACCTGATCTGCCTGTTTCGCGACTATGGCTTCAGGTTCAATTTTATATTTGACACCATGCTCGCAGCGCGCATCCTTGGGTTTCAGCATGTCGGTCTGGGAGCACTGCTGGAAAAATATTTCGGTGTCCAGATGAATAAAAAATACCAGCGTGCGGATTGGGGCAAACGCCCCTTGAAACCTGAGATGCTGGAATACGCCCGCCAGGACAGCCATTACCTGATCGCCCTCCAGGAGCAATTACGCGCCGAATTGGTTGCCGCTGACCTGCTTGACCTGGCAGTGGAAGATTTTACACGCCTGACCATCGGAATTGAAGATACGACGGAAACCTGTGCCGACGATTTTTGGAAAATCCACGGGGCGCGTGACCTCAGCCCCGAAAAAGCTGCCGTGCTAAAAGCGCTATACAATTTTCGCGAATCGGTTGCTAAAGCCCAGAATAAACCCTCATTTAAAGTTCTCAGCAATCAGACGCTGATTGAATTAGCCACAGCCTGCCCCAAACACCAGGCTGACTTGCTGGAACGATCCACACTGCACGAAAGACAGGTCAGGCGTTATGGGCCGGGATTGCTGGTCGCTGTGCAGGAAGGTCTGCAGGCACAGCCTGAGCACCCACCCAATCACGTCCGGCCGCGTAACTCTGTGCTCAACCGCATGGAGATTTTGCAGGAATGGCGCAAGGAAACCGGTAAAGCGCTGGGCGTGCCCTCCGATGTCGTCATGCCCCGTGACGTTCTCTGCCGGATCGCCCGCGCAAATCCAAGGGATCTTTCAACGTTGAAGGCGCAGATGTTTGATGTGCCTTACCGGTTTAACCGTTTTGGTCAGGACATGCTCAGCGTTATCACCCGTGAAGGACTTGAGGATTGA
- a CDS encoding M20/M25/M40 family metallo-hydrolase, which produces MGESVDELSRLLAQPSVAAQNLGIEECAELVAGALKARGFSVSIMPTGGSPVVFGERKGQGDATLISYNHYDVQPAEPLELWDSPPFEPTLRDGRLYARGVSDNKGNFTARLHAIDAILDREGELPCNVKFIVEGEEEIGSVNLEPFVKANKDLLAGDVCVWEVGGVDHENAPIQMLGLRGICYVELRVRTAIRDVHSGTGGSIFPNAAWRLVWALSTLKDPYENILLPGFYDSVIPPTPREKELLAQLPDMRAHYREVYGLEGFLKGVDDPLELAIQAVYQPTCTICGLNSGYQGEGSKTVLPAEASAKVDFRLVPDQRPQQVLAQLREHLDAHGFSDIEIVYLGGNPGAKTDPDHPAVGLAVRAAEDVYDKPTRINPMIGGSGPNFMFQEYLGVPIISNGANDADSRAHAPNESISLDLYAKAAKHFARILMLMRDY; this is translated from the coding sequence TTGGGTGAAAGCGTTGACGAGCTTTCGCGCCTTCTGGCCCAACCCAGTGTGGCAGCCCAGAACCTGGGCATTGAGGAGTGCGCCGAACTGGTCGCAGGTGCCTTGAAAGCGCGCGGCTTTTCCGTGTCGATTATGCCCACAGGCGGATCGCCGGTGGTGTTTGGCGAGCGGAAAGGGCAGGGCGATGCCACCCTGATTTCCTACAATCACTATGATGTCCAACCAGCCGAGCCCCTGGAATTATGGGATTCACCGCCTTTTGAGCCGACCTTGCGTGATGGACGTCTGTATGCGCGCGGCGTTTCTGATAATAAGGGCAACTTTACCGCCCGCCTGCATGCCATTGATGCCATCCTGGACCGTGAAGGTGAACTTCCCTGCAACGTTAAATTCATCGTTGAGGGCGAAGAAGAGATTGGCAGCGTTAACCTGGAACCCTTTGTGAAGGCTAACAAAGACTTGCTGGCTGGCGATGTGTGCGTGTGGGAGGTGGGCGGTGTTGACCATGAAAACGCACCCATCCAGATGCTGGGATTGCGGGGCATCTGCTATGTTGAGCTGCGAGTGCGCACAGCGATCCGGGATGTACATTCAGGCACCGGTGGCTCGATCTTCCCGAATGCAGCCTGGCGCCTGGTGTGGGCACTGAGCACCCTCAAAGACCCGTATGAGAACATCCTTTTGCCGGGATTTTACGATTCAGTGATCCCACCTACGCCGCGCGAAAAAGAATTGCTCGCTCAATTACCGGATATGCGCGCCCATTACCGCGAAGTTTACGGTTTAGAGGGCTTTTTGAAAGGCGTGGATGACCCGCTGGAACTCGCCATTCAAGCCGTCTATCAGCCGACCTGCACGATTTGCGGGCTGAATTCCGGCTACCAGGGCGAAGGCTCCAAGACCGTGCTGCCAGCCGAAGCCAGCGCCAAGGTGGATTTTCGCCTGGTACCCGACCAGCGACCTCAGCAGGTGCTCGCACAGCTTCGAGAACACCTCGACGCGCATGGATTTTCCGATATCGAAATCGTCTACCTGGGCGGCAACCCGGGCGCCAAAACTGACCCCGACCACCCGGCGGTGGGTCTGGCTGTGCGGGCGGCAGAAGACGTTTATGACAAACCCACCCGCATCAACCCGATGATCGGCGGTTCGGGCCCGAATTTCATGTTCCAGGAATACCTGGGGGTGCCAATTATCTCTAACGGCGCCAACGACGCCGATTCCCGGGCACACGCACCCAACGAATCGATCAGCCTGGACTTGTACGCGAAAGCAGCCAAACATTTTGCCCGTATCCTGATGCTGATGCGCGATTATTAG
- a CDS encoding DUF2179 domain-containing protein, with protein sequence MEAMIDILLSPSAWLFALGIFLARMVNIAMDTLRIMFTMRQKSGIAWVLGFIESTIYILLIGSVLTNIGNPLNIIGYSAGFATGNVLGMAIEKRLALGYMHFNIISRHHSTEIADALRNAGFGVTEIPARGRESNFMLVDCRVRRKQSKDVENLVLEIDPEAFITAEEIVPRGSGIWRA encoded by the coding sequence ATGGAAGCAATGATTGATATTTTGCTTTCACCGTCCGCCTGGTTATTTGCCCTGGGCATTTTCCTGGCGCGCATGGTCAATATTGCGATGGATACCCTGCGCATTATGTTCACCATGCGCCAAAAAAGCGGGATAGCATGGGTTTTGGGTTTTATCGAATCGACAATTTACATTTTATTGATCGGTTCGGTGCTGACAAATATCGGGAATCCCCTGAATATCATCGGTTATTCGGCAGGGTTTGCGACGGGGAATGTGCTGGGCATGGCAATTGAAAAACGCCTGGCTCTGGGTTATATGCATTTCAATATCATCAGTCGCCATCACAGCACTGAGATTGCAGATGCACTGCGCAACGCCGGCTTTGGCGTGACAGAAATCCCCGCCAGGGGGCGAGAGAGCAACTTTATGCTGGTCGATTGCCGGGTCAGGCGTAAACAATCCAAAGACGTGGAAAACCTGGTGCTTGAAATCGACCCGGAGGCTTTCATCACTGCCGAAGAAATTGTTCCTCGGGGCAGCGGGATCTGGCGCGCCTGA
- the folD gene encoding bifunctional methylenetetrahydrofolate dehydrogenase/methenyltetrahydrofolate cyclohydrolase FolD, whose product MRAKLIDGKAIAEALREEVKQKVAERVKKGLPAPGLATVLVGENPASQVYVRMKHKACQEANIISTGNVLPANASQAEVEDLVHKLNADANIHGILVQLPLPAGLDEERVLNTISLQKDVDGFHPINIGRLAQKGREPLFIPATPAGVMYLLEDSGVELSGANAVVLGRSNIVGMPVALLLVKANATVTICHSRTKEIPALIREADVLVAAVGIPEFVRGDWVKPGAVVIDVGVNRIEDETRKSGYRLVGDVAFDEVAEVAGAITPVPGGVGPMTIAMLLHNTLRAARLADGNGMANAA is encoded by the coding sequence ATGCGAGCAAAACTGATTGATGGCAAAGCCATCGCTGAAGCCCTGCGCGAAGAAGTTAAACAAAAGGTGGCAGAACGGGTTAAAAAGGGTTTGCCCGCTCCTGGCCTGGCAACGGTGCTTGTGGGAGAGAACCCGGCTTCCCAGGTGTATGTGCGTATGAAGCACAAGGCTTGCCAGGAAGCCAATATCATCTCGACCGGCAATGTGTTGCCTGCCAACGCCAGCCAGGCTGAAGTAGAAGACCTGGTGCACAAGTTGAATGCCGATGCCAACATTCACGGCATCCTGGTGCAGTTACCCCTGCCGGCAGGTCTGGATGAGGAGCGTGTGCTCAACACGATCAGCCTGCAAAAGGATGTGGACGGCTTTCACCCGATTAATATCGGTCGCCTGGCGCAAAAAGGGCGGGAACCGCTCTTTATTCCAGCTACTCCGGCTGGCGTGATGTATTTACTGGAGGATAGCGGCGTTGAGCTTTCGGGCGCCAACGCCGTTGTTTTAGGGCGTTCGAACATCGTTGGCATGCCGGTGGCTTTGCTGCTGGTCAAGGCGAATGCTACCGTGACCATCTGCCACTCGCGCACCAAGGAAATCCCAGCGCTGATTCGCGAAGCTGATGTGCTGGTGGCTGCGGTGGGCATCCCCGAATTTGTGCGCGGTGACTGGGTTAAGCCCGGTGCCGTCGTGATCGACGTGGGCGTCAATCGCATCGAAGACGAGACCCGTAAAAGCGGTTATCGACTGGTGGGCGACGTGGCCTTCGATGAGGTCGCTGAAGTCGCCGGTGCGATCACCCCGGTGCCTGGCGGTGTGGGCCCGATGACCATCGCCATGCTGTTGCACAACACGCTGCGCGCGGCTCGCCTGGCAGACGGCAACGGAATGGCAAACGCCGCGTAG
- the glgP gene encoding alpha-glucan family phosphorylase encodes MTEIVREKPVKFNLPRRIKGLGDLAYNLWWVWQPEVQRLFKMMDALLWEDSYHNPVVFLRDIERARLDAMINDRYFLDRYDRVMRDFDRYMKENDTWFSTTYPALHEEMVAYFSFEFGLHESLMVYAGGLGILSGDHLKEASDLGIPLVAVGFLYTYGYFSQRISEDGWQEAENVPIDFNALPLVHLLDDAGKPIKIAIDLPGRKVYAQIYELNIGRVKLFLLNTNLGDNSPVDRQLTDKLYISDLELRISQEILLGMGGVSALRALGYAPTAWHMNEGHSAFLTLERALEYIRKGMNFSEATELINKTNIFTTHTPVPAGNDEFPLWLMDKYFSHVWPDLGLSRDAFLDLAKIEQPWGGEAFSMPVLALKLSDFRNGVSELHGQVTRGMWKFLWPDKKEQDVPIGHITNGIHTKTWLARRMGVLFSHYMGADWAEHICDIDFWAKVENIPDDELWAVHKHLKRRLVAYIIDRSRRKWASNKVHPVQTLASGVLLDPYALTIGFARRFATYKRANLIFSDYERLLKIVNNPRMPVQFVFAGKAHPADEPGKLRIQEVYRAVKDARFGGRLAFLEDYDMNVARHLVQGVDVWLNTPRRPREASGTSGMKAGLNGVLNFSILDGWWREGYNGHNGWAIGQDKTLFEDQAAQDEADALSLYETLENEIIPLYYEQRSADNLPSEWIAWMKESIRSLGGQFSMCRMVTEYMTKMYEPAIKNGIDERKGV; translated from the coding sequence ATGACCGAGATTGTGAGAGAAAAACCTGTGAAATTCAACCTGCCCAGGCGCATCAAGGGCCTGGGAGATTTAGCTTACAACCTGTGGTGGGTATGGCAACCGGAGGTGCAACGCTTATTTAAAATGATGGATGCCCTGTTGTGGGAGGATTCTTATCATAACCCGGTGGTCTTCTTGCGCGATATAGAACGCGCCCGCCTGGATGCCATGATCAATGACCGCTATTTTTTGGATCGATACGACCGTGTCATGCGGGATTTTGATCGGTATATGAAAGAGAACGACACCTGGTTTTCGACCACCTATCCGGCTTTACACGAAGAAATGGTTGCTTATTTTTCATTTGAGTTTGGATTGCATGAATCCCTGATGGTCTATGCTGGCGGTCTGGGCATACTTTCCGGCGATCATCTGAAAGAAGCCAGCGACCTGGGCATTCCCCTGGTGGCCGTGGGTTTTTTGTATACATACGGGTACTTTTCTCAGCGGATTAGCGAAGACGGCTGGCAGGAAGCCGAAAACGTCCCGATCGATTTTAATGCCTTGCCCCTGGTTCATTTACTGGATGATGCGGGTAAGCCGATCAAAATCGCAATTGACCTGCCGGGGCGGAAGGTTTACGCGCAAATCTATGAGCTGAATATCGGGCGGGTCAAGCTGTTTTTACTGAATACCAACCTGGGTGACAACAGCCCTGTCGATCGTCAATTGACCGACAAGCTTTACATCAGCGATCTTGAGCTGCGCATCTCCCAGGAGATCCTTCTGGGCATGGGCGGCGTTAGCGCACTGAGGGCATTGGGATATGCGCCAACAGCCTGGCACATGAACGAAGGGCACTCTGCCTTCCTGACCCTGGAACGAGCTCTGGAATACATCCGTAAGGGCATGAACTTTTCTGAAGCGACCGAATTGATTAATAAAACCAATATCTTCACCACCCATACCCCTGTACCCGCTGGCAATGATGAGTTCCCGCTGTGGCTGATGGATAAATATTTCTCTCATGTTTGGCCTGACCTGGGTCTTTCCCGGGATGCGTTTCTTGATCTCGCCAAAATCGAACAACCCTGGGGCGGAGAGGCCTTCAGTATGCCCGTTTTGGCTTTAAAGCTCTCGGATTTTCGCAATGGCGTTTCAGAGTTGCACGGTCAGGTGACCCGCGGTATGTGGAAATTCCTCTGGCCGGATAAAAAAGAGCAGGATGTCCCCATTGGGCACATCACCAACGGCATCCACACGAAAACCTGGTTGGCTCGCCGGATGGGTGTTCTTTTTTCACATTATATGGGTGCAGATTGGGCTGAGCATATCTGTGATATCGATTTTTGGGCAAAGGTTGAAAATATCCCTGACGATGAATTATGGGCGGTTCACAAACACCTGAAGCGCAGGTTGGTGGCATATATTATCGATCGCAGCCGGAGAAAATGGGCCAGTAATAAGGTGCACCCGGTTCAAACCCTGGCCAGCGGCGTTTTGTTGGACCCCTATGCCTTGACCATTGGATTCGCCCGCCGATTTGCCACCTATAAACGGGCTAATCTGATCTTCAGTGATTACGAACGGCTGTTGAAAATCGTGAACAATCCCCGCATGCCAGTGCAATTTGTCTTTGCTGGCAAAGCCCATCCCGCAGACGAGCCCGGGAAGCTGAGAATCCAGGAGGTCTATCGAGCGGTGAAAGATGCCCGTTTTGGCGGACGGCTGGCTTTTCTTGAGGATTATGATATGAATGTCGCTCGCCACCTGGTACAGGGCGTGGATGTGTGGTTGAATACGCCACGCCGACCTCGTGAGGCTTCAGGGACTTCAGGCATGAAAGCTGGCTTGAACGGTGTGTTGAATTTTTCCATCCTGGATGGCTGGTGGCGTGAGGGCTATAACGGGCATAACGGCTGGGCAATCGGTCAGGACAAGACCCTGTTTGAAGACCAGGCCGCCCAGGACGAAGCTGACGCGCTCAGCCTGTATGAAACCCTTGAAAACGAGATCATCCCGCTGTATTACGAACAACGCTCAGCGGATAATCTTCCATCGGAGTGGATTGCCTGGATGAAGGAAAGCATCCGTTCCCTGGGCGGACAATTCAGCATGTGCCGCATGGTCACCGAATATATGACAAAAATGTACGAACCGGCGATTAAAAACGGTATTGATGAACGAAAAGGAGTGTAA
- the htpG gene encoding molecular chaperone HtpG: MPEVSKPAKNQPIPFKAETQQLLNILIHSLYTEREIFLRELISNASDALARLDFIMLTDRDVHDPDLPTEIRIRADKDAGILIVEDTGIGMTHDELIENLGTIAHSGARAFVEAAQTSQASLTEIIGQFGVGFYAAFMVADSIRVVSRSYRQDAQSAAWQAAGEDTYTLAPGDRDKRGTEVRITLKEDAREFLDETRLRQVIKRHSDFIQYPIYINDEDAPVNRQTALWRQSPRTVESDAYSEFYKQLTLDFSDPLVHAHMVVDAPVQMYALLYIPADPRNLVFSPRKEPGLKLYARKVLIQDFSIDLLPLYLGFVQGVVDSEDLPLNVSREMVQSSNVMARLKRLVTGKVLETLTDLGRTDPDQYLKFWETYGGFIKEGVAIEQDEPEKLFPLLRFHTDRDPSGWSSLEDVLARAKPGQKEIYYFLGEDASAVRYSPHMDAFRSAGIEVLVLADQVDPFMLMQLKAFQEHPLVNVAAAEPPQIEKETREDDAEPVLDQAALADLIVRFKSLLGERVSAVRVSTRLSASPARLVDPEGAPDQSVQRVYQMMDKDFELPKKVLELNPKHPIIARLSALRPADPKFDLAAEQIFENALLVEGLHPDPVSMVGRIQELIARALGDVEES, translated from the coding sequence ATGCCAGAAGTATCCAAACCTGCTAAAAACCAGCCAATCCCCTTCAAAGCCGAAACCCAGCAATTATTGAACATCCTCATCCATTCCCTGTACACCGAACGGGAGATCTTCCTGCGCGAATTGATCTCGAATGCCTCCGATGCCCTGGCGCGGCTCGACTTCATCATGCTCACGGATCGCGATGTGCACGACCCGGATCTCCCAACCGAGATTCGCATCCGCGCCGATAAGGACGCCGGGATTCTAATCGTAGAGGATACCGGCATCGGGATGACGCACGATGAGCTGATTGAAAACCTGGGCACGATCGCCCATTCCGGCGCCAGAGCCTTTGTGGAAGCTGCTCAAACCAGCCAGGCGAGCCTGACCGAGATCATCGGTCAATTTGGTGTGGGTTTTTACGCAGCCTTCATGGTCGCCGATTCGATCCGGGTGGTTTCGCGCTCTTATCGACAGGACGCCCAATCCGCTGCCTGGCAGGCTGCTGGAGAAGACACCTACACCCTCGCCCCCGGTGACCGTGACAAACGCGGCACCGAGGTGCGCATCACCCTCAAAGAGGATGCCAGGGAGTTCCTTGATGAAACCCGCCTGCGCCAGGTGATCAAACGCCACTCTGATTTCATCCAGTATCCGATCTATATCAATGACGAAGACGCGCCTGTCAACCGTCAGACGGCATTGTGGCGTCAATCACCGCGCACGGTGGAAAGTGACGCTTACAGCGAGTTTTACAAGCAACTCACCCTCGATTTCAGCGATCCGTTGGTGCACGCGCACATGGTCGTTGACGCTCCGGTGCAGATGTATGCCCTGCTGTACATCCCCGCCGACCCGCGCAACCTGGTCTTCTCGCCCCGCAAAGAGCCCGGTCTCAAACTGTATGCCCGCAAGGTGCTCATCCAGGATTTCAGCATCGATCTCTTGCCCCTTTACCTTGGTTTTGTGCAGGGCGTGGTTGATTCTGAAGACCTGCCCCTGAACGTCTCGCGTGAGATGGTGCAGTCCAGCAATGTGATGGCGCGTCTCAAGCGGCTGGTGACCGGCAAGGTGCTGGAGACCCTCACCGACCTGGGCAGAACCGACCCCGATCAGTACCTCAAGTTTTGGGAAACCTACGGCGGCTTTATTAAAGAAGGTGTGGCTATCGAACAGGATGAACCGGAGAAGCTGTTTCCCCTGCTGCGCTTCCATACTGACAGGGACCCGAGCGGCTGGTCTTCATTGGAGGATGTCCTGGCTCGGGCTAAGCCTGGGCAAAAGGAGATTTACTATTTCCTGGGCGAAGACGCCAGTGCGGTGCGCTACAGTCCACACATGGACGCCTTCCGCTCGGCGGGGATTGAAGTGCTGGTACTGGCTGACCAGGTGGACCCCTTTATGCTCATGCAGTTAAAAGCCTTCCAGGAGCACCCGCTGGTCAATGTGGCTGCAGCCGAACCGCCCCAAATCGAAAAGGAGACCCGTGAGGATGACGCCGAGCCCGTGCTCGACCAGGCAGCCCTGGCAGATTTGATCGTGCGCTTCAAGTCGCTTTTGGGCGAGCGGGTCAGTGCGGTGCGCGTCTCCACGCGACTATCGGCGTCGCCAGCACGGCTGGTGGACCCTGAGGGAGCGCCCGACCAATCCGTTCAGCGGGTGTATCAAATGATGGATAAGGACTTTGAGCTGCCCAAAAAGGTGCTGGAATTGAACCCGAAACATCCCATCATCGCCAGGCTGTCCGCGCTACGACCCGCCGATCCCAAATTTGACCTTGCGGCTGAGCAGATTTTTGAGAACGCCCTGCTGGTGGAGGGACTACACCCCGATCCGGTCAGTATGGTGGGGCGCATCCAGGAGTTGATTGCCCGCGCACTGGGGGATGTTGAGGAAAGCTGA
- the dtd gene encoding D-aminoacyl-tRNA deacylase, with translation MKAVIQRVSQGRVTVDGQVVAEIGKGLVILLGVAPEDTLATVEQMTEKIAHLRIFEDDEGKMNLSALDVDGEAIVVSQFTLYADTRRGRRPSFIDAAKPEIAEPLVEACAEQLSARGIPTQTGVFGAHMDVALVNVGPVTILLEY, from the coding sequence ATGAAAGCCGTCATCCAACGCGTGTCGCAGGGTCGGGTCACCGTCGACGGGCAGGTTGTCGCTGAGATCGGAAAGGGCTTGGTGATCCTGCTGGGAGTGGCGCCGGAAGACACCCTGGCGACCGTGGAACAAATGACCGAAAAAATCGCGCATCTGCGCATCTTTGAAGATGATGAGGGAAAAATGAACCTTTCCGCTCTGGATGTGGACGGAGAGGCAATCGTCGTTTCGCAATTTACGCTGTATGCCGATACCCGCCGAGGGCGGCGTCCATCGTTTATTGACGCGGCTAAGCCCGAGATCGCCGAACCCCTGGTGGAGGCTTGTGCCGAGCAACTATCAGCCAGGGGGATTCCCACTCAAACCGGCGTTTTCGGCGCACACATGGATGTAGCGTTGGTCAACGTCGGCCCGGTGACGATCTTGCTGGAATATTAA
- the udk gene encoding uridine kinase, which produces MTESKSKNTMVVGIGGGTGSGKTTLADLIRKRMGMGSIAFLAHDAYYRDQKHLTPEERAKVNYDHPDSLETDLMVRHIQQLLRGQAIEMPVYDFSTHSRKTETVHVSPKPVILVEGILIFVEKELRDLFDMKIFVDTDADIRLIRRLLRDIQERGRTLQSVVDQYLRTVRPMHLEFVDASKRYADIIIPEGGFNVVALDMVIARLQSLLEGHLPVDGK; this is translated from the coding sequence ATGACTGAATCGAAAAGCAAAAACACCATGGTTGTGGGCATTGGCGGGGGTACCGGGTCAGGGAAAACCACGCTGGCAGATTTGATCCGTAAACGCATGGGTATGGGTAGTATCGCCTTCCTGGCGCACGATGCCTACTATCGAGATCAGAAACACCTGACTCCCGAGGAGCGCGCCAAGGTCAATTATGATCATCCCGATTCACTGGAAACCGACCTGATGGTGCGGCATATCCAACAATTATTACGCGGCCAGGCGATTGAGATGCCAGTTTATGATTTCAGCACCCACAGCCGCAAAACGGAGACGGTTCACGTGTCGCCAAAGCCCGTCATCCTGGTGGAAGGCATCCTGATCTTTGTTGAAAAGGAACTGCGGGACCTGTTTGATATGAAGATCTTTGTGGACACAGACGCAGATATCCGCCTGATTCGGCGTCTGTTGAGGGATATCCAGGAACGGGGTCGCACCCTGCAATCGGTGGTCGACCAGTATCTGCGCACAGTGCGCCCCATGCATCTTGAATTTGTTGACGCATCAAAACGCTACGCCGACATCATCATCCCGGAGGGTGGTTTTAACGTGGTTGCGTTGGACATGGTCATCGCGCGTTTGCAGTCTCTGTTGGAAGGACACTTACCTGTCGATGGAAAATGA